From Marinoscillum sp. 108, a single genomic window includes:
- a CDS encoding OmpA family protein — protein sequence MRISLKKGVPLCLIATFLTLSCVHAQKEKKLYNKGLYAFYDEDFPAAAYFFQEISASGKSYKDSDYRLELSLLTQKEYRERPLDAIIKYSEIKQKTDKFYHYWMGRVFANRYMFPEAVESWQKFLKQKAYKSEEIVIETKDFIAQTERLIAFFDNPDNYEVHQLGKPINTEYAELSPVYFEEKNELLFASNRLDRDDFIIYQATSGDMGWNAPTEISVLGSFKREMTNIEVVNNDGKLFHFNAKKGDLFYSELTANGWTNPVEFDSKITSTKLGSHFYINEHEDRIIFASKNKKNGLDLMESFKDAESGKWEKPHPFATNLNSTANEDSPFLSEDETKFYFSSDRPNGVGGYDVYVSELDPETRQWSDPVNMGWPINSPDDEVNFKINPDLNSGYFSSNRIHSIGDYDIYFFWKIQKTTIEGRVIDGISQEPVTHGEIRFHPAQYLDEYFRSKLDSSGRYKTNIIANESFRVEVLQGFDTLMNQIFTVDGAEGDNVIHFKDFYLLPPELEAEQRAALEARFNQSPEENQDTEQTQEITSENTSDHQNTTLRNVYFEFGTSQLRKESDPKLNQLLTFLTDNPNIRIEVSGHTDNIGSKQANLIVSQRRAESVKTWLVEKGIDPSRIATTGYGESRPMASNDDEVDGRALNRRIEFRVLQ from the coding sequence ATGAGAATATCACTTAAAAAGGGAGTCCCATTATGCCTGATTGCCACTTTCTTGACCCTTTCTTGTGTCCACGCACAGAAGGAAAAAAAACTATATAACAAAGGGCTCTATGCCTTCTATGATGAAGATTTTCCGGCAGCAGCCTACTTTTTTCAGGAAATTTCCGCCTCCGGAAAGTCCTACAAAGACTCAGACTACCGACTAGAACTGAGCCTGCTCACTCAAAAAGAATACCGCGAACGACCTCTGGATGCGATCATCAAATACAGTGAGATCAAGCAAAAAACTGACAAGTTCTACCATTACTGGATGGGACGTGTCTTTGCTAACCGATACATGTTCCCGGAGGCCGTAGAATCATGGCAAAAATTTCTGAAGCAGAAAGCCTATAAAAGCGAGGAAATCGTGATAGAAACGAAGGATTTTATCGCACAAACCGAAAGGCTTATTGCATTTTTTGATAATCCTGATAACTATGAGGTACACCAGCTCGGCAAACCCATCAATACCGAATATGCCGAACTCAGCCCGGTGTATTTTGAAGAAAAAAACGAGCTGCTTTTCGCCTCCAATAGGCTAGATCGGGACGATTTTATCATATATCAGGCAACAAGTGGTGACATGGGGTGGAATGCGCCCACAGAAATTTCTGTGTTAGGGTCTTTCAAAAGGGAAATGACCAACATAGAAGTGGTCAACAACGATGGTAAACTCTTTCATTTCAACGCCAAAAAAGGTGATCTTTTTTACAGTGAGCTGACGGCCAATGGTTGGACCAATCCCGTGGAATTCGATAGTAAAATCACCTCCACCAAGCTGGGATCACATTTCTACATCAATGAGCACGAGGACAGAATCATTTTCGCCTCCAAAAACAAGAAGAATGGCCTGGACCTGATGGAGTCTTTCAAGGATGCCGAATCCGGCAAGTGGGAAAAACCGCATCCATTTGCTACCAACCTCAACTCAACAGCCAACGAAGACAGTCCCTTTCTTTCAGAAGATGAAACCAAATTTTACTTCTCATCAGACCGACCCAACGGCGTAGGAGGGTATGATGTGTATGTCTCCGAGCTTGATCCGGAAACCCGCCAATGGTCGGATCCGGTGAACATGGGCTGGCCCATCAACTCCCCTGATGATGAGGTGAATTTTAAAATTAACCCCGACCTCAATTCTGGTTATTTTTCTTCTAATAGAATACACTCTATTGGGGATTATGATATCTACTTTTTCTGGAAAATACAGAAGACCACTATAGAAGGACGCGTGATAGATGGCATCTCCCAGGAGCCTGTCACTCATGGCGAAATCCGCTTTCACCCTGCTCAGTATCTGGACGAATACTTCCGGTCAAAGCTTGACTCCTCCGGGAGGTACAAAACCAACATCATTGCCAATGAGAGCTTTAGGGTAGAAGTACTTCAGGGTTTTGATACCCTCATGAATCAAATTTTTACCGTCGATGGCGCCGAAGGTGACAATGTGATACACTTCAAAGATTTTTATCTGCTTCCACCCGAGCTCGAAGCTGAACAAAGAGCAGCACTGGAGGCTCGGTTTAACCAGTCACCCGAAGAAAATCAGGATACTGAACAAACTCAGGAGATCACCAGTGAAAACACCAGTGACCATCAAAACACGACCCTGAGAAATGTTTATTTTGAGTTTGGCACCAGTCAGCTCCGTAAGGAATCTGATCCCAAATTGAATCAGTTGTTGACATTCTTAACAGATAATCCGAATATCCGGATTGAGGTCTCCGGACATACCGATAACATAGGCTCCAAACAGGCAAATCTTATCGTTTCACAAAGAAGGGCCGAATCTGTAAAAACCTGGTTGGTAGAGAAGGGCATTGATCCATCGCGAATTGCCACGACAGGGTATGGTGAAAGCCGGCCCATGGCGTCCAATGATGATGAGGTGGATGGCAGGGCATTGAACCGGCGCATAGAATTCCGAGTGCTACAGTAA
- a CDS encoding PD40 domain-containing protein: MAPKTTLTRTLLFGVGVFLSLFSFAQKEAKSYEKGLESLGEHRYPLALGYFKETAAIDPKYQDLEYKMEIATLLSPEGDDKSLTKILSFESSYGSSDDHYYYWLGQIYTRRYQISEAVSAFEKFHQKIAYAGNAEEESLEMVEHSTQLKEFFNNPDNYEIHQLESPVNSSSSELTPVYFQGENELLFASDRKGSGEKPFAIYYTKSGPNGWEPIQEVKNLGTFTRKNANIEVINDDGKLFLFREENGGDLFYSQPSGSSWTTPVEFDARISNNHLASHFFINEHEDRIIFASDEDTDGLDIYESFRDPANGKWSKPAPFSTSINSDYNEDSPYLSPDEKTLYFSSNRPGGIGGYDIYVSYYNPSSFSWSEPENMGWPINSPNDELHFKMNDNQTSGYFVSDRLHSKGGFDIYFFWEVQKVKIEGRIFDETRGAALTNAEIRFRPYQYLDEYFSSPIDQTGRYSTRIIGDETFKVEIIQNGKILMEEKFEIHDTSGEPTTHVKDFSVK; encoded by the coding sequence ATGGCGCCAAAAACAACTTTGACAAGAACACTCCTATTTGGAGTCGGAGTCTTCTTGTCCCTTTTCTCATTTGCTCAAAAGGAAGCAAAAAGCTACGAAAAAGGGCTGGAAAGCCTGGGGGAACACCGGTATCCGCTAGCTCTCGGGTACTTTAAAGAAACTGCAGCAATCGATCCGAAATATCAGGACCTGGAGTATAAAATGGAGATTGCTACACTCCTCAGCCCTGAGGGTGATGACAAGTCGCTAACCAAAATATTGAGTTTTGAAAGCTCCTATGGTAGCTCCGACGATCACTACTACTACTGGCTGGGTCAGATCTATACCAGACGATACCAAATCAGTGAAGCCGTTTCAGCTTTTGAGAAATTTCACCAGAAAATAGCCTACGCTGGAAATGCCGAGGAAGAGTCACTGGAAATGGTGGAGCACAGCACCCAACTAAAAGAATTCTTCAACAATCCTGACAACTACGAAATTCATCAGCTGGAAAGCCCTGTGAACTCGTCTTCTTCAGAACTGACCCCCGTGTACTTTCAGGGTGAAAATGAATTACTTTTTGCTTCTGACAGGAAGGGCAGTGGCGAAAAGCCATTCGCCATCTACTACACCAAAAGTGGACCCAACGGCTGGGAGCCAATACAGGAGGTTAAAAACCTGGGCACTTTCACCCGTAAAAATGCGAACATAGAGGTGATAAATGACGATGGGAAACTCTTCCTCTTCCGCGAAGAAAACGGTGGTGATCTATTTTACAGCCAACCCTCCGGCAGCAGCTGGACCACTCCGGTGGAGTTTGACGCCCGCATCTCCAATAATCACCTGGCATCGCACTTTTTCATCAACGAACACGAAGATCGTATCATTTTCGCCTCAGATGAAGACACCGATGGCCTGGATATTTATGAGTCCTTCAGGGATCCGGCCAATGGCAAGTGGAGCAAACCTGCCCCCTTCTCCACCAGTATCAACTCAGATTACAATGAAGACAGCCCTTACCTGTCTCCCGACGAAAAAACCTTATACTTTAGCTCCAACAGACCCGGTGGAATAGGAGGATATGACATCTACGTGAGCTACTACAACCCGTCCTCCTTCTCATGGTCAGAGCCTGAGAACATGGGCTGGCCCATCAATTCTCCAAACGATGAGCTTCACTTCAAAATGAATGACAATCAGACCTCCGGATACTTTGTATCCGACCGACTGCATTCAAAAGGTGGATTTGACATCTATTTCTTCTGGGAGGTGCAAAAAGTAAAAATAGAGGGTCGGATCTTCGACGAGACCAGGGGTGCGGCCCTGACCAACGCCGAAATTCGCTTTCGCCCCTATCAATACCTCGACGAATACTTCAGTTCGCCCATAGACCAAACAGGAAGGTACAGCACGAGAATTATCGGAGACGAAACGTTCAAAGTGGAAATTATCCAGAATGGAAAAATTCTCATGGAAGAAAAGTTTGAAATTCACGACACCTCCGGCGAGCCTACCACACATGTCAAGGATTTTTCAGTGAAATAA
- a CDS encoding 3-oxoacyl-ACP synthase III family protein, with translation MYTSKISGIGHYVPDNVVTNKDLEQYMETSDEWIEERTGIKERRWIDPTTDDMPSTMGTKAAKIAIENAGLTPDDIDFIVFATLSPDYYFPGPGVQVQELLGIREIGALDVRNQCSGFVYGLSVADQFVKTGMYKNVLVIGSEYHSGGLEKSTRGRGVTVIFGDGAGAVVLSRSEDTTKGILSTHLHSEGKHAKELALIGPATNRWVDKIMTENDPEDTSYYPYMNGNFVFKHAVTRFSEVIQEALMTNGFQTSDIDMLIPHQANLRISQFIQKKMGLGDDNVYNNIMRYGNTTAASIPIALSEAHLEGKIKPGDLVCLAAFGSGFTWASALIRW, from the coding sequence ATGTACACCTCAAAAATCTCCGGCATAGGCCACTACGTACCAGACAATGTAGTTACTAACAAAGACCTGGAACAATATATGGAAACCTCTGACGAGTGGATAGAGGAGAGAACCGGGATCAAAGAACGGCGATGGATAGACCCCACAACGGACGACATGCCCTCTACCATGGGGACCAAAGCCGCCAAAATAGCCATTGAAAACGCGGGGCTTACCCCAGATGACATAGACTTCATTGTATTTGCTACCCTGAGTCCAGACTACTATTTCCCGGGGCCGGGTGTACAGGTACAGGAGCTCCTGGGCATTAGGGAAATCGGTGCACTGGATGTGCGAAATCAGTGCAGCGGATTCGTCTATGGACTCTCAGTAGCAGATCAGTTTGTGAAAACGGGTATGTACAAAAATGTACTCGTGATCGGAAGTGAATATCATTCAGGTGGGCTTGAGAAATCAACCCGGGGACGGGGAGTCACCGTGATTTTTGGCGATGGAGCAGGTGCTGTTGTACTGTCCAGGTCAGAAGATACCACCAAAGGTATCCTCTCCACCCACCTCCACTCGGAAGGGAAACACGCCAAAGAATTGGCACTGATCGGGCCCGCCACGAACCGTTGGGTAGATAAAATCATGACTGAAAATGACCCTGAAGACACCAGCTACTACCCTTATATGAATGGCAACTTTGTCTTTAAACATGCGGTGACCCGTTTCAGTGAAGTGATCCAGGAAGCTCTGATGACCAATGGTTTTCAGACTTCCGATATAGACATGCTCATTCCTCATCAGGCCAACCTGCGCATCAGTCAGTTCATCCAGAAAAAGATGGGCCTGGGAGATGACAATGTCTATAACAACATCATGCGCTATGGCAACACCACAGCGGCCTCCATTCCCATAGCCTTGAGTGAAGCGCATTTGGAAGGAAAGATCAAGCCTGGAGACCTGGTGTGTCTGGCAGCATTTGGAAGTGGATTTACCTGGGCTTCTGCTTTGATTCGCTGGTGA
- a CDS encoding toxin-antitoxin system YwqK family antitoxin: MRILLLAFSILTLRPLLAQDPELDPNQRVFQTDTLPDGVYRSKYEDGTRAFVGAVQNGQKTGVWKYYNQNGTLKEIIEYENGVKHGLNRKLDAYGVLINESTYEKNVLNGPYKEYYDNGKLALTGYYRNGQQDSTWIEYFPEGNVNFVKKYKNGQLNGKSLFYYSFGRLKAEEYYTNGIESGTWKIYFPNKQLRKEFRFKNGLLSGAYKEFHESGAKSVEGQYALGLKTGKWLSFYEDGTLFSIGDYERDQKTGLWKYFKANGALDYEGQYQNDLMENQWIYYYDSGIPRMIGSFVHGDEDGLWGLFYENEQLKQEQVWKLGRLMEVSPFFTIQGEELTPGTLKNGTGTLLSYHQDGTIASEEELINGKKAGVARYYYEDGTLKETGRYLTGLQTGEWRQYHPNGKIAAEGQYTKGLMTGIWSFFNTRGRLIDTADYSEVQSE, encoded by the coding sequence ATGCGAATACTCCTTCTGGCCTTTTCAATACTCACACTGCGACCTCTGCTGGCCCAGGATCCAGAACTGGACCCCAACCAGAGGGTTTTCCAGACCGATACCCTACCCGATGGCGTGTATCGCTCCAAGTATGAAGATGGTACCCGAGCCTTTGTGGGTGCTGTGCAAAACGGTCAGAAAACCGGAGTATGGAAATACTATAATCAAAACGGCACCCTCAAGGAAATCATAGAATACGAAAACGGAGTAAAACATGGCCTCAACAGGAAGCTGGACGCCTACGGAGTGCTGATCAATGAAAGTACGTATGAGAAAAATGTCCTCAACGGCCCTTACAAAGAATACTATGACAATGGAAAACTGGCCCTGACCGGATACTACCGCAATGGTCAGCAGGATAGTACCTGGATAGAATACTTCCCTGAGGGAAATGTGAACTTTGTGAAGAAATACAAAAATGGCCAGCTCAACGGAAAGAGCTTATTCTACTACTCGTTTGGTCGCCTGAAAGCGGAAGAATACTATACCAACGGCATTGAGTCTGGTACCTGGAAGATCTACTTCCCCAATAAACAACTCCGCAAAGAGTTCCGCTTCAAAAACGGTCTCCTCAGTGGAGCCTATAAAGAATTTCACGAAAGTGGAGCCAAAAGTGTGGAAGGACAATACGCCCTGGGCCTGAAAACCGGTAAATGGCTGAGCTTTTATGAGGATGGCACGCTGTTCTCTATAGGTGACTATGAGCGCGACCAGAAAACCGGACTTTGGAAGTACTTCAAAGCCAATGGAGCCCTGGACTATGAAGGCCAGTATCAGAATGACCTCATGGAAAATCAATGGATTTACTACTACGACTCAGGCATTCCCCGAATGATCGGGAGTTTTGTGCACGGGGATGAGGATGGACTGTGGGGACTTTTCTACGAAAATGAACAACTCAAACAAGAGCAGGTCTGGAAACTGGGACGTCTGATGGAAGTAAGTCCGTTTTTTACCATCCAGGGTGAAGAACTAACTCCAGGTACACTCAAAAATGGCACCGGCACCCTTCTTTCTTACCATCAGGATGGCACCATCGCCTCGGAGGAAGAATTGATCAACGGAAAAAAAGCCGGTGTAGCCAGGTACTACTACGAAGACGGCACCTTGAAAGAAACCGGACGATACCTCACTGGACTACAGACTGGTGAATGGAGACAATATCACCCCAATGGAAAAATCGCTGCGGAGGGCCAATACACCAAAGGCCTGATGACGGGGATATGGTCCTTTTTCAATACGCGTGGGCGCCTGATCGATACGGCGGACTACTCCGAGGTGCAATCGGAATAA
- a CDS encoding alpha/beta fold hydrolase, with protein MRQAPIWLIAVFLCGCMQFRLEQEAFQEIFKDRPIQPVLETIEVDSNHVHYVYIDRGKPNLAVFIHGSPGSWSAFIDFFKNDSLLQTYDVLSIDRPGFGDSDYGRPEPSLQKQAYYLEQVISRFDQPNKVMVGHSLGGPVAARIAMDYPSLTQAMVLVAPSVDPAMERYEWYRTWIETRVGGWVTPTDFWVSNEEILPLRAELESMLPLWMAVQIPAVVIQGTKDMLVPKENAAFVRRMMGDSLADIRYLEGVNHFIPWSHPHKIVEALEALAW; from the coding sequence ATGAGACAAGCTCCAATATGGTTGATTGCGGTTTTCCTGTGTGGTTGTATGCAGTTCAGGTTAGAGCAAGAGGCGTTTCAGGAGATATTCAAAGACCGCCCCATTCAGCCGGTTTTGGAAACCATTGAAGTGGACAGTAATCACGTGCATTATGTCTACATAGATCGGGGTAAACCCAATCTGGCAGTGTTTATTCATGGATCTCCCGGTTCGTGGAGTGCGTTTATTGATTTTTTCAAAAATGATTCCCTCCTTCAAACCTACGATGTGCTCTCCATCGATCGTCCCGGATTTGGCGATTCGGACTATGGTCGGCCAGAGCCTTCATTGCAAAAACAAGCCTACTACCTGGAGCAGGTGATCAGTCGATTTGATCAGCCCAACAAAGTGATGGTTGGTCACTCCCTTGGCGGCCCGGTGGCCGCCCGGATCGCCATGGACTACCCGAGTCTTACGCAGGCCATGGTGCTGGTGGCTCCTTCTGTGGACCCTGCCATGGAGCGCTATGAGTGGTACAGAACGTGGATAGAAACGAGAGTGGGTGGCTGGGTGACTCCCACGGACTTTTGGGTGAGCAATGAGGAGATTTTGCCCCTTAGAGCGGAGTTGGAGAGTATGCTGCCCCTTTGGATGGCGGTACAAATTCCGGCTGTAGTCATTCAGGGGACCAAGGATATGCTGGTTCCCAAAGAGAACGCAGCATTTGTGCGGAGAATGATGGGAGATTCACTGGCTGATATCCGATATCTGGAGGGAGTGAACCATTTCATCCCTTGGAGTCATCCCCACAAAATCGTAGAGGCGCTGGAAGCGCTGGCCTGGTAG
- a CDS encoding sulfotransferase family protein, which yields MIINLISSPRNISTALMYSFAHRSDTKVMDEPFYGYYLNLIGADHPGKEEIIASQPKTVSEVRNWIQHTASQHEVVFVKNMAHHLINMNIDFLEDYRNVFLIRDPRQLITSFSKVIPNPQMTDIGVARQYELFEKLRKTQSCPVIDSNEVLKNPDKVLRQLCESLGLTFEPSMLRWKADALPEDGVWAKYWYKNVHASTGFQKKNPDWVQFPPECEALYSAALPLYEKMAQDALKA from the coding sequence ATGATCATCAACCTCATTTCTTCGCCCCGAAACATCTCCACTGCGCTCATGTATTCTTTTGCGCACAGATCCGACACCAAAGTGATGGATGAGCCCTTTTATGGCTACTATCTTAACCTCATCGGGGCAGATCATCCGGGAAAGGAGGAAATCATAGCCAGTCAACCCAAAACAGTGAGCGAAGTACGCAACTGGATCCAGCATACCGCCAGCCAGCATGAAGTGGTCTTTGTGAAAAACATGGCCCATCACCTGATCAACATGAACATCGATTTTCTGGAGGATTATCGAAATGTCTTTCTGATCCGTGATCCCCGCCAGTTGATCACCTCTTTCTCAAAAGTCATTCCCAACCCACAGATGACTGATATTGGGGTCGCCAGGCAATATGAACTTTTTGAAAAACTGAGGAAAACTCAAAGCTGTCCTGTAATCGACTCCAATGAAGTATTGAAAAATCCTGACAAGGTACTCCGACAACTGTGCGAATCTCTCGGCCTCACCTTCGAGCCCTCCATGCTCCGGTGGAAGGCTGATGCCCTGCCAGAGGATGGCGTGTGGGCTAAATACTGGTACAAGAATGTGCATGCGTCCACGGGTTTCCAAAAGAAGAATCCGGACTGGGTGCAGTTCCCTCCTGAATGTGAAGCATTGTATAGCGCTGCTTTACCCCTATATGAGAAAATGGCCCAAGATGCCCTAAAAGCGTAG